In the Desulfovibrio inopinatus DSM 10711 genome, CGGGAAGCCTGCTTCAAGATAAGATCTCCCTGAAGACTCCGAGAAGATGACTCGGTTGATAGGCCGCATGTGTACGTGCAGCAATGTACTTAGCAAAGCGGTACTAATAAGTCGTTCGACTTATTTTCCTTCAAACTATCCTGTTTCTTATTTTACTTATATATCACCAATATTTCCTGGTGACCAAGGAGGAGGGGGTACACCCGATCCCATTCCGAACTCGGAAGTTAAGCCCTCCATCGTCGATGATACTGCGGTCATAACCGTGGGAAAGTAGATCGTCGCCAGGATTCTTTTCAAATGCCACACACGGCAACACAAAGCCCGAACTTGATGAAAGTTCGGGCTTTCGTGCGTTCTGGATAGTGGCTTAACTTCGTGTCCACAACTTTGTAGCAAGATCACTCTCGCGCTGGACCGTGGGGCGCTATCTTGATACTCCTCAAAAGCCCGCCAAGCGAGCCTTGCAGCAAAATCCGGTACAGGTGAAATATTGGCTTGAGACAAAGTACCCCGCGATTGAGCGGCAGGCCAAGGATGAAGGCGCTCGCATTTGGTGGAGCGACGAAACCGGTCTGCGGAGCGATCATCAGAGTGGGATAACTTGGAGTGAAAGGGGGCAGCCCCCTTTGGTTAAGATCAGTGGCAACCGTTTCAGTTGTAACATGATTTCAGCAGTAACAAACCGTGGAGACATGAGTTTCACGGTTTTCGAAGGGCGTTTCACCACCAAGACTTTCTTGGAATTCCTGAAGCGACTGGTGAAGCAGCAAGCCGGACGGAAAGTCTTCATCATCGTTGATCGACATCCGGTTCATAAGGCCAAAGCCGTAGAAGAATGGATTGCGGCGCAGCAAGGAAAAATCAGGTTGTTTTTCCTGTCAGCCTATAGCCCTGAGCTCAACCCCGACGAACTGGTAAATCAAGATTTAAAAAGCAACGCTTTCCGGCAGGAGAAGGCCAAAGATAAATCCGATCTCATGCAGAGGACGCGCAGTTTTATGCGAAGCCGCCAACGCCGACACGAGCGTGTGAAACGTTATTTTCAGGCAAAACATGTCGCATACGCAAAAGCGGCATAGTTAAAAATTTTATGCACTGATTCATATTAGTTGACTCTGTACATACCGACCCGACGATTAATCCCGCTTTTTCGTGCAAATCTGAACTATATTGGTCGAGCACAACAGGACCATACTATCACAATATAGCTTGGCTCGTTGATTTCTCCGACGGTAAAGCAACTGCAGATGATGTTTATAACGGTAAAGGCTATGAATTTTACGTCAGATGCGTTCGAGAAGGATACTAAGCAATACTCCGTCACGAAATAGGACGTAGACAATCAAAACTCTATAAACACGATAAAATGGGACTCGTCATGAAACGAGTAATGCCTGTATGTTTTATCATTCTTTTTCAGATCTTATTTTTTTCTGGGTGCAGTAAATTAGAAGGAGATAGCTCCCGATCTTGCAAAGTCGCTTCGATGGTGGCAACAACATAAACCGCATGATAACGAGTATGTCTTTGTAAATACATAAAAAAGAAGTCCATCTTATGGACAACCTTATACAAACAGAAATAAGTTGTTGGCGTCATTGTGCAAAAAGGCAGGAGTAAAACGATTTGGATTTCATGCGATGCGCCGTTATGTTGGAAGTCTTCTTGCCAAGAATGGAGTTGCGATGAAAGTTATTCAAAGTGTGCTTCGACATAAGCAACTCGCTCACACTGAAAAGTATGGAAACGGACTTGACGTCGATATGTCCAGTGCTGTCAGTAGGTTATCAAGGTGCCTTTTCCCAATCAGCCCCACACAACTCCCCACATTGCTGCATGTGGTGAAGTAAAATATTTATAAATCTAAAATGTTACCGCTTCACCAATCCCTCAACATCTTCGGACTACCTCTGGCGCGTACATTAGAAGTCTTAGTATCTTGTGGGGGGATCGTTCCAAGGCAAGGCTGAACGATCGTATATTCACGGTATTTTCCAGGCAAAGTCCAACCAAGTTTCCACTTGATTTTGGAAGTGAGACGTCACTATTGATCTGGAATTGCAGACTTTTTGATCTAAGTGAAGGCGTCCACTTTAACCAAAAGGTTGAGATGATGAGCGTTGAGGCACAAAAGCAAAACGCCTGGAGACCCAAAAATCGCCAGGCGAATATCGACAAATCAGAACTTTCTATCGAACGCTACCAACGGGAGCGTTCTGCACGGGGTTTTGCTTCATTGACCTTGATGTTGCGCCCGTCGAACTCTTTACCATCCAGATTGTGGATGGCTTCAATGGCGCCGCTGTCTTCCATTTCAACAAAACCGAAACCACGCGGGCGACCAGTTTCTCGGTCCTCGATCAGTTTAACTGAAGTCACTTCGCCATAAGCCTCAAAGGCTGTGCGAACTTCACTTTCACTAGTGGACCAGGACAAGTTGCCGACATAAAGATTCTTGGACATTCAATTCTCCTAAAAAAGTAACTCTGGAATGACTCCCGTGCGCCAAAAAAAAGGAACAATGTACGGGGTGCGTACATTGCTCCTCGATGTGTCTTGTTGTAACTACAGCCAGTTCTGGTCACAATTTGACCGCGCCTACACGGGTGCGACTGACTAAGTAAGGCAATATGTCCTTTTCTTCAGTTGAAGTCAAGGACTATCTTCATGTTATAAAGATTGTTGATTTTACGAGGTGCTGCGTACTAAAAGTACAAGATGATGTCCCACAAACTTCCCGCTAATGGAATATTAAGACTAATAATTACATATAGTTAGAGTAAGGTAGACCCGTTTGAATTGGACCACGGCGCGGCGAACTTAAGATGGACTGGTTCGAAAATTACGCCGCATGAGTCCAGATTTTGCGCGGACTCATCTTGGAGCTGATAGTAAAAACTCGACCGGTGCAGGTGAAGCAGTCTGCATTGTCTCCGGATACTGAGCTCGGGATGGCTGATATCGACAATCCCTTGCCTTGGCTCACAGCTCATATTTTGGCGAAGGCTTGTTGCAAAAAATCTTTTTCCACCGTGAGCTGTCCTATTTGGGCATGTAATTCTTTGATCTGGGCGTCGTTAGCTTGCTGATCTTTCTGGATTTTCGTGGAGAAGGAAGCGACACCCCCCTCCTTGACTTGTTTTTTCCATTGAGAAATTTGGTTGGGATGGACGCCATG is a window encoding:
- a CDS encoding tyrosine-type recombinase/integrase, yielding MASLCKKAGVKRFGFHAMRRYVGSLLAKNGVAMKVIQSVLRHKQLAHTEKYGNGLDVDMSSAVSRLSRCLFPISPTQLPTLLHVVK
- a CDS encoding transposase gives rise to the protein MPLTSDQTLAELASKHGVHPNQISQWKKQVKEGGVASFSTKIQKDQQANDAQIKELHAQIGQLTVEKDFLQQAFAKI
- a CDS encoding RNA recognition motif domain-containing protein, yielding MSKNLYVGNLSWSTSESEVRTAFEAYGEVTSVKLIEDRETGRPRGFGFVEMEDSGAIEAIHNLDGKEFDGRNIKVNEAKPRAERSRW
- a CDS encoding DUF1566 domain-containing protein codes for the protein MLVDSVHTDPTINPAFSCKSELYWSSTTGPYYHNIAWLVDFSDGKATADDVYNGKGYEFYVRCVREGY